In Nocardia sp. NBC_01327, the genomic stretch CGAGCGAATCTATGTGCAGGAGAAGGTGTACGACGAGTTCGTGCGCCGATTCGTCGCCGCCGCAGAAGAATTGGGCGCCAAGATGGGCGCCACCTACGACTTCGATCCCGAAATGGGTTCGCTCGTCTCCGTCGAGCACATGCAGCGCGTCGCCGCACACGTCGACGAAGCCCGCGACAAGGGTGCCAACGTGCTGACCGGCGGCAAGCCGCGCCCGGATATCGGCCCGGCGTTCTTCGAGCCGACCGTGCTCACCGGCGTCACCAAGGATATGGCGCACGCCACCATGGAGACCTTCGGACCCGTTGTCGCCGTGTACAAGTTCGGCACCGACGACGAGGCCATCCGCCTCGCCAACGACACCGCCTACGGTCTCAATGCCAGCGTCTGGGCCGGGGACTTCGACCGCGCCGGGCGCATTGCCGCCAAGATCGAATCCGGTGCGATCAATATCAACGACGGCTTCGTCACCACCTACGCCGCCAAGGGCACGCCCTCCGGTGGCGTCAAGAGCTCCGGCGTCGGCACCCGGCACGGTGCGGCCGGGATCCTCAAGTACACCGACACCATCAATGTCGGTGTGCAGAAGAAGCAGATTCTCGCCGCTCGTTCGGGCATGCCCTACGAGAAGCAGCTCAAGAGCACGCTCATGACGCTGCGGCTCATGAAGCGCCTGCACCTGGGCTGAAATCGCCTGTAGCGCACAAGAACCCGGCCTGTACGCAGGCCGGGGTCTTTGCGTGTCAGCAGCATTGTGCATGCAGGGATGTTGATATATCAGCGGCGCAGTCTTCGTAGGGCAGCTTCACTCGCCCTGTGCGAAAGCTGTTGCGGGCGTGCTGATCAGGGGCGCTGGGCGGTCAGGGTCAGACGGCCGTAGCCGATGATGTGGCTGTTCATGCTGAAGGACGCCACGGTGGGGGAGGAGGACGCGGGCAGGCCCAGGCTCGGGGTGTCCAGGGCCAGTACGGTGATCTGGTAGTTGTGGGCCTTGTCGCCGCTGGGCGGGCACGGGCCCAGGTAGCCGGTCGCACCCGCGTCATTGGTTCCGGCGACCGCCGGGGCGCCCTCGGTGAAATCGGTTGCGGTGGCGGGGATGTCCCACTCCATCCAGTGCCAGAAACCGGCGCCGCTCGGGGCATCGGGATCGAACATGGTCACCGCGAAGCTCTTCGCCGTCGCCGGAGCTCCGGACCAGTGCAGCTTCGGTGCGTGATTGGCCGCGGTGCAGCCGAATGCGGCGGCGAAGCCTTCGGCCGGGAACGTCCCGCCGGACGGGCCGTCCGGGCTGGTCACGGTGAACTGGGCCGCGGTCGCGGGCACCCCCGAGCGGACCTGGACGTAATCGGCGGGGTGCGCCGGTGCGGCGGCGGTCGTCGCGGGGGTGGACTGCGTGTCGTTCCCGCAGGCCGCGGCCAGCAGCAGACCGGCCGTGGCACCGGTGATGGACAGGGTGCGTGCGGTGCGGTTCATGGCGTCCCTCCTCGAACTGTGTTTCAAGAACTGAGACAATAATCTTGAAATATGGGAATCCGGGGAAGGCTGCGCGCATCCTGGTATCCGGCGTGCCACCCGATCGGCAAGGATAGACATCGTGGACAAAGCGGACTCCGGAGTCGAACTCGGCTCCTTCCTGCGTGCGATGCGCGAACGCCTCACCCCCGAAGCGGCCGGGCTGCCCGGTTCCGGAAAGCGCCGCACGCCCGGGCTGCGCCGCCAGGAGGTCGCGGAGCTCGCCGCGGTGAGCATCGACTGGTACATCCGCCTCGAACAGGGCCGGGTCGGCACCCCCGGCGCCGCGGTTCTGGATGCGATCGCGCTCGCGCTGCAGCTCTCCGACTCCGAGCGCGCCCATCTGCACCTGATCGCCCGAGGCGCACAACCACCCTCACGCAGCGCACCCGCACCGCTGAGCCCCACCATGCAGGCCATCCTCGACGGCATGCCGCTGCTGCCCGCCTACGCCATGGACTTCCGCTACGACGTGCTGGCCCGGAATGCCGCCGCCGCAGCACTATTCGGTGAGGACTTCGGCCCCGGCCTCAATACCGCCCGCCTCATCTTCCTCGACCCCGCCACCCTGGCCGGCCAACTCGACTGGCCCCAGGTGGCCCGGGAAACCGTCGGCAATCTGCGCCGCACCCTCGCCCGCCACCCCGACGACACCCGCCTGCGCACCCTCATCGACGAACTCCGCACCGCCAGCCCCGAATTCGCCGCCTGGTGGAACGACCACGACATCCACGACCGCCAGCACGGCCGCAAACGCATCAGCCACCCCCAGCACGGCGTCCTCACCGTGCACTACGACACCTTCATCTCCCCCGACGGCTCCGACCACTGCCTCTTCGTCCTCACCCCCGCCGACCCCACCACCGAAACCGCCCTAGCCACCCTCATCACAGCCCGCGCCCAGCGCCTCGGCACCCGCAGCCTCCGCCCCACCGCAACCTGACCCGACCAGCAGAAAGGCCCCCGGCCAATGGCCGGGGGCCTTTCATGTGTCTCAACCAACACGTCGGGGTGACAGGATTTGAACCTGCGACCTCTTCGTCCCGAACGAAGCGCGCTACCAAGCTGCGCCACACCCCGTGAGGCGAACCTGGAGTAGCTTAACTTATCGGTGCGGGGGATGCTAAATCTGCTGGTCAGGTGGTCTAAATCGGGCGGAAAAACGGGGGGTGGGCGGGTGGTGGGGGGTTACATCGGGCGGATGCTGGCGAGGATTTTTTTCGCGAAGGTTGCGTCTACGGAGTTGGCTACTCCGGTGTCGGCGGCGATGGTGAAGACGAAGGCGCCGTCGTTGCCGCCGGGGAAGGCGAAGGTGTAGACGGAGTAGGTCGAGGCGCAGCCGGCGGAGGGGGCGGGGGCGGAACCCTTTGTCTCCATGTAGATGCCCTGCAGTTGGCCGTCGGTGCTGGTGAACGATTCGGCGGGGCCGGGGGTCGCGCCGGTGGAGGTGGACCAGCCGATGCGGCCCATGCGGGCGCCGATGTCGGCGGCCGCCTTGGCCGGGTCGGTTTCCGTCGACTGACTCAGAAATACGTTGGTGCGCACATAGTTCGGGCAGTATTCGAGGCCGTCCTGGGCCAGGCCCGCGATGGGGACCGAATCGTTGCCGCTCGAGAAGGTGGTCTGGCCGCTGGTGTCGACCTTCCAGGTTGTCGGAATGTCGTATGCCGCACCGTTATCCGGGATCGCCACGACCTGATAGCCGGGAATGACCGGAGCGGGGGTGGTGCCGCTGCCGGCGGTGGTCTTCGGTGCGGACGACGGTTTGCTGCCCGACGGGGCGGCGGAATTGCTCGGGGTGAGCGCACTGATCAGTGACGGCGTCGTGGCCGACTTCGCCGACGGCTCGCTCGAATTGTGGTTCACCAGAACAACTGTGATGACGGCGCCGACGATCACCACGATCAGCAGGCCGATGCCGGCGATCAGCCAGCCTTTGCGTCCGCCGCCACCGGGTGGGGGAGGCCCGTACCCGGGCTGCGGTCCGTACGGCGGTGGCGGCGACGTCTGATACGGCGTCGGCCCCGACTGATACGGCGACTGCTGATAGGGCTGACTCTGGTACGGCTGATTCTGTTGGGGCTGACCCGGATAGGGCTGTGCCTGACCCGGATAAGGCTGCCCCTGCCCCGGATAGGGCTGTGCCTGATACGGATCGGGCCCGGGCTGCGGGTTGTACGGCCCACCCGTATAGGGCGTCGTGGGCTGCGGATTCGACTGCCACGGCGAATCCGGTTCGGGCGCACCCTGCCACCAGTTCGGATCCGGACCCCGCGTTGTCGGATCCTCGTTCGGTTCGTTACCACTGGTCACGGTTGTCCCCTGACTGACGACTACATACCGCGATGTATATCGCGGCAAGCGCCTAACGCGCGACAGCCTCCGACGCGGTACGCCCGCGACCCGACTTCGTGACCGGCTTCTTCGGCGGCGCACCGACGAGTGTCACCAGCGTCGCCTCCGGGCGGCAGCAGAACCGGTACGGCGCCCACGGCGAGGTGCCCAGGCCGGCCGAAACATGAAGCTGCGTATGCGAACCCCACTGCGACGGACCCTTGACCCGCGACCGGTCGATACCGCAATTGGTCACCAGCGCACCGAAACCCGGCACACACAGCTGACCACCGTGCGTATGACCGGCCATGACCAGGTCGTAGCCGTCCGCGGCGAAACGATCCAGCACCCGCGGCTCCGGCGAGTGCGTCAGCCCGATGCTCAAGTCCGCCAACGGATTCGGCGCACCGGCGACGGTGTCGTAGCGATCGCGCTTCAGATGCGGATCATCCACGCCCGCGGTAGAGATCTTCACACCGGAGACCTCGATATCGCGGCGCACATGCGTCAGATCCAGCCAGCCGCGCTCGGTGAACGCCGCCCGCATGTCCTGCCACGGCAGCGGGTCACCGAAAACGCGTTTGTGATCCTTCTTGAAGTACTTCAGCGGATTCTTCGGCACCGGCGCGAAATAGTCGTTCGAGCCGAAGACGAAGATGCCCGGACGCGCCAGCAGCCCGCCCAGCGCCTGCACCACCGCGGGCACCGACTTCAGATGCGAGAGATTGTCGCCGGTATTGACCACCAGGTCGGGTTCCAGCCGATCCAGCTCCCGCAGCCAGGCCTGTTTCAACTGCTGGCCGGGCATCATGTGCAGGTCGGAGATGTGCAATACCCGTAGCGACGGCTTGCCCGGCTCCAGCACCGGTAGCGTCGCCTCACGCAGCGTGAAGGCATTGCGCTCGATCAGCGTGGCGTATCCGACTCCGGCGACCGCGGCCCCTGCGGCTCCCAGTGCGGTACGGCGAAGGGTGGCGGTCGAGATAACGGGCATTTGCCCAGAATAGGCGACCCACGGAAAATGCGTACAGGCTCGCAGGTGATGAACGGTAGCGTGGCGGCCATGTCGGAACTCAAATCGAAGCTGCGTGCCGATCTCACCACGGCCATGAAGGCCAAGGACACGCTGCGCCTCAACACCGTGCGCAGTCTGCTCGCCGCCGTTCAGACCGCCGAGGTCGCGGGCACGGCGGCGAAGGAACTCACCGACGCCGAAGTGATCGCCGTGCTGTCGAAGGAATCGAAGAAGCGCAACGAATCCGCGGTCATCTACGAGCAGAACGGCCGCGGCGAACTGGCCGCCACCGAACGCGCCGAAGAGGCCATCATCGACGAATACCTGCCGACGCCGCTCACCGACGCCGAGGTCGCCGACATTGCCGACACCGCCATCGCCGATGTGGCCGAACAGCTGGGCGAGCGGCCGCACATGAAGCAGATGGGCCAGGTCATGAAGATCGCCACCGCCCTCGCCGCGGGCCGCGCCGACGGCTCCCGCGTCTCGGCCGCCGTGAAAGCGCGCCTCTGACGCCAGGCCTCGCCCGGCGACTGAACAACACGAGGCCCCTCGCCGTACAGGCGAGGGGCCTCGCGCTTCCACTGAGCAGGCAAGCGTGAGTCGGCGCGGCGGGCTGGCATAGGCCCTATCTGACGACGGCCCCGCACCGAATAGGTGTGGGGCCGTGGTCAGTTGGTGCGGTCGATCGGGATTCGGCTAGCGCGGAATCGGGATCGGGATGGGGATCGGTGGGAGGCGGGGCAATCCGGGTATCTGGGGGAGACCCGGGATGGTCGGCGCCGCGGGGTCGGTGGGCGGCGGCGCGGGCCGCTGACTGCCGTCGCTCACGGAGATGGTGATCACCGAGCCCGGAATCGCCGAACCGTCCGGCGAACAACTCAGCACCGAGCCCTTGTTCGGACCGGGCGCCGAGGACACCGACACCTGGAAGCCCGCCGCGATCAGCGTCGAGGTGGCCTCGGCCTGCTGCTGGCCGATGACATCCGGGATCTGCGAATTATTGGATCCGCGCACGTACTTGTCGTCGATCGGCGGCAGACCCAGCGGGGGGAACTTGCCGAGCACGTTCTTCATCCCGCTCAGCCAGGTACGCGCCGGTTCATTACCGCCGTACAGGTTTCCGCTCCCGCAATTGCGCAGCGGGTACGAGCAGATCTCGCCCGGCGTCGGGCTGTCACCGTAGATGTAGGTCGCACCGGCGAACGAGCCGCTGAAGGCCAGGAAGGCCGACGAGCGGTGCGTCTCTGTCGTTCCGGTCTTGGACGACAGCGGCAGGTTCCAGCCGATCGATCCGGCGGACCCGGCCGCGGTACCGCCGCCGATCACGTCATGGCTCATGGCATTGGCGAGCGTATTCGCCAATCCGGGATCCACCACCTGCTCACAGGCCTGCTGCGTGAGCGGAACCTGCTTGCCACTGCGATCCACCACCTCCTTGATCGGAGTGGGCGGGCACCAGCGGCCGCTGGACGACAGCGTCGCCGCGACATTCGACAGCTCCAGCGCGTTCACGGCGACCGGGCCGAGCGTGAACGAACCGAGGTTCTGCTCCTTGACCATGTCGGCCAGGCTCTGATTGCCGTGCCCGGAGGTGCCCGGCTGCGCATAGGACCGCATGCCCAGGCGCACAGCCATATCCACCGTCGGCGTGACGCCCACCGCCTGAATCAGCTTGACGAAGGCGGTGTTCGGCGAGGTGGCCAGGGCTTCGGTCACCGACATCGGCGACTTGTAGTTACCGGCGTTCTTGACGCAGTAGGTTTCGGCCGGGCAGCCGGGCGTGCCGCTGTTACCCATGCCCTTCGCCTGGAAATTCGCGGGCACATCCAACTGCGCGCTGATACCCAGGCCCTTCTCCATGGCCGCGGCCGTGGTGAAGAGCTTGAAAATCGAGCCCGCACCGTCACCGACCAGTGAATACGGCTGCGGCTGAACGGTTTGGTGCGCGTTTCCGTCCAGCCCGTACGTGCGGCTCGAGGCCATGGCGAGCACCGGATGCGAATCCTGGCCCGGGGCCACGATATTCGTGACCGAGGCGATGTCGTCCAGATTCGGATCGGCATTCTGCGAGGCCGCGGCCTTCACCGCGTTCTGCACATCCGGATCGAGGGTGGTCCGAATCAGGTAGCCGCCCTTGTCGATCTGGTCGCGGCTGATGCCGGCATTGGCCAGATACTGCAGCGCGTAATCGCAGAAGAACCCGCGATCATTGGCCGCGATGCAGCCGCGCGGCAGGCCCTTCGGCTCGGGCAGCACGCCCAGCGGCTGGGTCTTGGCCGCGCGGAATTCGTCGGCGCGGCTCGGGATGTTCCCGATCAGCGTGTCCAGCACGGTGTTCCGGCGCTCCAGCACACCCGTCGGGTTGGTGTACGGGTTCAGCTTGGAGCTGGACTGCACCATGCCCGCCAGCATGGCGGACTGCACGATGGTCAGATCCTTGGCGTCCACACCGAAGTAGGTCTGGGCGGCGTCCTGGATGCCGTAGGAGGAGTTGCCGAACGGCACCAGGTTCAGATAGCGGGTGAGGATCTCGTCCTTGGTGAGCTGCTTGTCCAGCGTCAGCGCCATCCGGATCTCCCGGATCTTGCGGGCGGGAGTGGTCTCGGTGGCGGCGCGGCGTTCGGCGTCGGTCTTGGCCACCACCAGCAGCAGGTAGTTCTTCACATACTGCTGGTCGATGGTGGAGCCGCCCTGCTGCACCTCACCGCCGGAGGTATTGGTCAGGAAGGCACGGAAGGTGCCCTGCCAGTCCACACCTCCGTGTTCGGCGAAACGTTTGTCCTCGACAGAGACCAGCGACAACTTCATATCGTTGGAGATCTTGTCGCTCGGGACTTCGAAGCGCCGCTGCTCGTACAGCCATGCGAACGGCGTACCGCTGGCATCGACCATGGTCGAGACCGCGGGCACCGCGCCCTCGACCAGTTCGGCGGAGACATTGTCGACGGCGTCGGCGGCTCGGTTCGAGATATAGCCGAAGCCGCCGGCGAGTGGGAACAGCAGCCCAGCGAGAAGGACAGCGGCCAGGATGCAGCTGCCGGCCAGTCTCGCGAGCGTTCGTGTGATCGGCACGAGCCCTAGCCTAATTGCCCTTTGCGGCGGCCGGTGCCCGCCCGGCTCTGGTGTCCCTCAGTCGCAATAGTGCCGACTGCCCGGTTTTTGGTGACGAATGCATGGACGGACGTACCAGAAAATCTCGGCACGGTCTTGCGCTTGGCGCACTTGATTACCTAGATTGAGAACCCAGTGTGATAGAGCTAACACTCAAAGTGGAATGTGGTGCAGAACGCAGTGGGGTTGGGTAGCTGCGCTTTGTACACGCGATTCTGGAGCGCCGTGACCCGGTGTTCGGACTGCAAAGGGGCATACCAAATGCACATGACTACCCCGATTGCTCGATTGGACGTGGAGCAGGCCGAAGCGAGAATCGCCTGGGTTTCCCAGGCCCGATGCAAGGAAGTAGATCCCGATCAGCTGTTCGTGCGTGGCGCAGCGCAGCGCAAAGCGGCAACCATCTGCCGGCACTGCCCGGTACTGATGGAGTGCGGGGCCGATGCCCTGGACAACCGTGTCGAGTTCGGTGTGTGGGGCGGCATGACCGAGCGGCAGCGCCGTGCGCTGCTCAAGCAGCATCCCGAGGTGACATCCTGGGCCGACTTCTTCCAGGTCCAGCGGACGCAGAAAGTAGCTATGTAATCCTGATCCCCCATAAGCAGAACGGACCGAGCCCGCAACTGCGGGCTCGATCCGTGTCCGGGGTAATAACGGGCAGAACAGGCAAATCCTCCGGCGCTGATCAGGGGGGTTGCGCGATCACGACGTTCGGCTCAGGCCGAACGCTTATCGCCCGCCTCGGCGAGCTCATTGCCCACGGCCCGCAGCGCCTCCACATCCGCGACCTCGAACGGCAGTGCCGTCACGGCCGCGATCGGCACACTCGGATGCGCGCCGGTGAACCGCTGCAGCAGGTGCTGCTCCCGCTTGGCGGTGGTCGCCCGCTGTGCGTGGATACGCAGGACCGCCGCGGCCAAAGCCGCCGGTGTCTCGGATGCGCCATTCACCGCGGCCTCCGCAGCCAGCCGATCCGCGGCCACCTGGGCCTGCTCGGCCGAGAGCGAGGTCAGCAGCACCGGATGCGTGCGGTTCAGCACCAGACCGGCCAGCGGCATCTTGTCCGTCGAGAGCCGGTCCACGAAGAAGGACGCCTCGCGCAGCGCATCCGGCTCGGCCGCCGCCACCACGATGAAGTGCGTCCCCGGCCGCGAGAGCATGGCGTAGGTGCGGTCCGCGCGATCCTGGAAACCGCCGAACATCGATTCCAGCGACTGCAGGAACACCGACGCGTCCTTGAGCAGCTGACCGCCCACAATGGTCGACACGCCGCGCAGCGCCAGACTCATCGCGCCGGCCACCAGTTTGCCGACCCCGCGGCCCGGGGCCATGATCACGCGGATCATCTTCCCGTTCAGAAAATTGCCGAGA encodes the following:
- a CDS encoding GatB/YqeY domain-containing protein, which encodes MSELKSKLRADLTTAMKAKDTLRLNTVRSLLAAVQTAEVAGTAAKELTDAEVIAVLSKESKKRNESAVIYEQNGRGELAATERAEEAIIDEYLPTPLTDAEVADIADTAIADVAEQLGERPHMKQMGQVMKIATALAAGRADGSRVSAAVKARL
- a CDS encoding ArsA family ATPase; this encodes MIVPATTVPLNISKLIADPSARIVVCCGSGGVGKTTTAAAIALRAAEAGRKVVVLTIDPARRLAQSLGVSDLGNTPQKVELGDGVKGELFAMMLNMRRTFDDMVLEHTSPEKAEQIFANPIYQTVASSFGGTSEYMAMEKLGQLASKREWDLIVVDTPPSRNALDFLDAPKRLGNFLNGKMIRVIMAPGRGVGKLVAGAMSLALRGVSTIVGGQLLKDASVFLQSLESMFGGFQDRADRTYAMLSRPGTHFIVVAAAEPDALREASFFVDRLSTDKMPLAGLVLNRTHPVLLTSLSAEQAQVAADRLAAEAAVNGASETPAALAAAVLRIHAQRATTAKREQHLLQRFTGAHPSVPIAAVTALPFEVADVEALRAVGNELAEAGDKRSA
- a CDS encoding helix-turn-helix transcriptional regulator, which gives rise to MDKADSGVELGSFLRAMRERLTPEAAGLPGSGKRRTPGLRRQEVAELAAVSIDWYIRLEQGRVGTPGAAVLDAIALALQLSDSERAHLHLIARGAQPPSRSAPAPLSPTMQAILDGMPLLPAYAMDFRYDVLARNAAAAALFGEDFGPGLNTARLIFLDPATLAGQLDWPQVARETVGNLRRTLARHPDDTRLRTLIDELRTASPEFAAWWNDHDIHDRQHGRKRISHPQHGVLTVHYDTFISPDGSDHCLFVLTPADPTTETALATLITARAQRLGTRSLRPTAT
- a CDS encoding metallophosphoesterase, coding for MPVISTATLRRTALGAAGAAVAGVGYATLIERNAFTLREATLPVLEPGKPSLRVLHISDLHMMPGQQLKQAWLRELDRLEPDLVVNTGDNLSHLKSVPAVVQALGGLLARPGIFVFGSNDYFAPVPKNPLKYFKKDHKRVFGDPLPWQDMRAAFTERGWLDLTHVRRDIEVSGVKISTAGVDDPHLKRDRYDTVAGAPNPLADLSIGLTHSPEPRVLDRFAADGYDLVMAGHTHGGQLCVPGFGALVTNCGIDRSRVKGPSQWGSHTQLHVSAGLGTSPWAPYRFCCRPEATLVTLVGAPPKKPVTKSGRGRTASEAVAR
- a CDS encoding penicillin-binding protein, with translation MPITRTLARLAGSCILAAVLLAGLLFPLAGGFGYISNRAADAVDNVSAELVEGAVPAVSTMVDASGTPFAWLYEQRRFEVPSDKISNDMKLSLVSVEDKRFAEHGGVDWQGTFRAFLTNTSGGEVQQGGSTIDQQYVKNYLLLVVAKTDAERRAATETTPARKIREIRMALTLDKQLTKDEILTRYLNLVPFGNSSYGIQDAAQTYFGVDAKDLTIVQSAMLAGMVQSSSKLNPYTNPTGVLERRNTVLDTLIGNIPSRADEFRAAKTQPLGVLPEPKGLPRGCIAANDRGFFCDYALQYLANAGISRDQIDKGGYLIRTTLDPDVQNAVKAAASQNADPNLDDIASVTNIVAPGQDSHPVLAMASSRTYGLDGNAHQTVQPQPYSLVGDGAGSIFKLFTTAAAMEKGLGISAQLDVPANFQAKGMGNSGTPGCPAETYCVKNAGNYKSPMSVTEALATSPNTAFVKLIQAVGVTPTVDMAVRLGMRSYAQPGTSGHGNQSLADMVKEQNLGSFTLGPVAVNALELSNVAATLSSSGRWCPPTPIKEVVDRSGKQVPLTQQACEQVVDPGLANTLANAMSHDVIGGGTAAGSAGSIGWNLPLSSKTGTTETHRSSAFLAFSGSFAGATYIYGDSPTPGEICSYPLRNCGSGNLYGGNEPARTWLSGMKNVLGKFPPLGLPPIDDKYVRGSNNSQIPDVIGQQQAEATSTLIAAGFQVSVSSAPGPNKGSVLSCSPDGSAIPGSVITISVSDGSQRPAPPPTDPAAPTIPGLPQIPGLPRLPPIPIPIPIPR
- a CDS encoding YbhB/YbcL family Raf kinase inhibitor-like protein → MNRTARTLSITGATAGLLLAAACGNDTQSTPATTAAAPAHPADYVQVRSGVPATAAQFTVTSPDGPSGGTFPAEGFAAAFGCTAANHAPKLHWSGAPATAKSFAVTMFDPDAPSGAGFWHWMEWDIPATATDFTEGAPAVAGTNDAGATGYLGPCPPSGDKAHNYQITVLALDTPSLGLPASSSPTVASFSMNSHIIGYGRLTLTAQRP
- a CDS encoding WhiB family transcriptional regulator; this encodes MHMTTPIARLDVEQAEARIAWVSQARCKEVDPDQLFVRGAAQRKAATICRHCPVLMECGADALDNRVEFGVWGGMTERQRRALLKQHPEVTSWADFFQVQRTQKVAM